Proteins encoded by one window of Listeria cossartiae subsp. cossartiae:
- the rplQ gene encoding 50S ribosomal protein L17, which translates to MGYRKLGRTSSQRKALLRDLATDLIVFERIETTEARAKEIRKVVEKLITSGKKGDLHARRQAAAFIRHEVVEVVQVDAKGKDGSTVKKNRPVYALQKLFDDVAPRYAERQGGYTRILKKGPRRGDGAPMVIIELV; encoded by the coding sequence ATGGGTTACAGAAAATTAGGTCGTACAAGCTCACAACGTAAAGCATTACTACGTGATCTTGCAACGGATTTAATCGTATTTGAACGTATTGAAACAACAGAAGCTCGCGCTAAAGAGATTCGTAAAGTTGTTGAAAAACTAATCACTTCTGGGAAAAAAGGAGACTTGCACGCTCGTCGTCAAGCAGCTGCTTTCATCCGTCATGAAGTTGTAGAAGTAGTACAAGTAGATGCTAAAGGTAAAGATGGTTCTACTGTGAAGAAAAACCGTCCTGTATACGCTCTACAAAAACTATTTGATGATGTTGCTCCACGTTACGCGGAACGTCAAGGTGGTTACACTCGTATCTTGAAAAAAGGTCCACGTCGCGGTGACGGCGCACCAATGGTTATTATTGAATTAGTTTAA
- a CDS encoding DNA glycosylase AlkZ-like family protein, translated as MRSLTNSQIIHNRLHNSGLLQTKFANAEEATRALFGIQSQYQQFGEISLFNRVDNLTKENLQITYDKNELIKIWGQRMTVHMFAPDDWFYVHDVYANKNNWSRKHTESLGRDLDDLLAEMEELLLREDKVPKEAFAALFGDQAKELMTWGGVFIQGSLDGKLFCVPEAPKTKFYSHRSRISAESHEEWLNIERDQTGLETMIDRYFSAYGPATIQDFKHWSGLRNSEYMPTLEKQLTNYFCYIGEDGKTYYSKTETRSELEMDTPLLLGKFDPLFVSYAKKNWLANEKETSLIWRIAGQIEAVLIINGQFIGTWRYKVTGSKIIFHFYLSKKLTKKSQKTVEIEAMKLAEFLHKNYQGSIFEQI; from the coding sequence ATGCGCTCGTTAACTAACTCGCAAATCATCCACAATAGACTACATAATTCCGGTTTACTACAAACCAAATTCGCTAACGCTGAGGAGGCAACTCGTGCGTTATTTGGCATACAGTCGCAGTACCAACAATTTGGTGAGATCAGTTTGTTTAATCGTGTAGATAATTTAACAAAAGAAAATTTGCAAATTACCTATGATAAAAATGAATTAATCAAAATCTGGGGCCAAAGAATGACTGTTCATATGTTTGCGCCAGATGATTGGTTTTATGTGCATGATGTATATGCTAATAAAAACAATTGGTCACGAAAGCATACAGAGTCGTTAGGGCGCGATTTGGACGACCTTTTGGCAGAAATGGAAGAATTACTCTTGCGTGAGGATAAAGTGCCTAAAGAGGCTTTTGCGGCGTTATTTGGTGATCAAGCAAAAGAGTTGATGACTTGGGGTGGCGTTTTTATTCAAGGTTCGCTAGATGGTAAACTTTTTTGTGTTCCTGAAGCTCCTAAAACGAAATTTTATAGTCATCGCAGTCGCATTAGTGCAGAGTCCCATGAAGAGTGGCTGAATATCGAGCGAGATCAAACTGGCCTTGAAACAATGATTGATCGTTATTTTAGTGCGTACGGACCAGCAACGATTCAGGATTTTAAACATTGGAGTGGTTTGCGTAATAGCGAATACATGCCAACTCTCGAAAAACAGCTTACAAACTATTTTTGCTACATTGGTGAAGACGGAAAGACCTATTATAGCAAAACAGAAACTCGTTCAGAGCTGGAAATGGATACGCCTTTACTACTAGGGAAATTCGATCCGCTTTTTGTTAGTTATGCGAAAAAGAACTGGCTGGCAAACGAAAAAGAAACGAGCTTGATTTGGCGGATTGCTGGGCAGATTGAAGCTGTACTAATAATTAATGGGCAATTTATCGGAACATGGAGATATAAAGTGACCGGTAGCAAAATTATTTTTCATTTTTATCTCAGTAAAAAGCTAACTAAAAAAAGCCAAAAAACAGTAGAAATAGAGGCAATGAAGCTCGCGGAATTCCTTCATAAGAACTATCAAGGAAGTATTTTCGAGCAAATATAA
- a CDS encoding acetamidase/formamidase family protein — translation MKNFVTSERSIFEMEKSTKPVITVKDGSVVKIKTKDYFNGQIHNEQLHYGELDWKQFSPTTGPIYIEEARPGDLLAITIEKIELLGTEVFLLNGPNIGITDDLLTSNCTRRYPVENNHIVYSDDIHIPIKKTIGLLKTESLNTSKLPTKNGGILDSSEITEGATIFLPVDKFGASLHVGNVRATTGFGKTTATSAEAPAEVTLRLQILKNRTAPTPTIIHNHHLICLASDLTIEKATQKTMRNMITLLTESDLMTTEDAMFLISLQADFQVCKLCKPNITTSIKLPLDYFPEMPFL, via the coding sequence ATGAAAAACTTTGTAACCTCAGAGCGTTCGATTTTCGAGATGGAGAAATCAACGAAACCTGTGATTACAGTGAAGGACGGTTCTGTAGTAAAAATAAAAACAAAAGACTACTTCAACGGCCAAATTCACAACGAGCAACTTCATTACGGGGAACTAGATTGGAAGCAATTTTCGCCTACTACCGGACCAATCTATATTGAAGAAGCACGACCAGGGGATTTATTAGCTATTACAATTGAAAAAATTGAGCTCCTAGGGACGGAGGTCTTTTTGCTAAATGGACCAAATATTGGTATAACGGACGACTTATTAACAAGTAATTGTACACGACGCTACCCAGTGGAAAATAACCACATTGTTTATTCAGACGATATTCATATTCCAATAAAGAAAACAATTGGTTTACTAAAAACAGAATCATTAAACACATCTAAATTACCTACAAAAAACGGCGGCATACTCGATTCTTCTGAAATCACCGAGGGCGCAACAATCTTTTTACCCGTCGATAAATTTGGCGCTTCTCTCCATGTCGGCAATGTTCGGGCAACAACTGGCTTTGGAAAAACAACAGCAACTAGTGCCGAGGCGCCAGCAGAAGTCACTTTACGACTGCAAATTCTTAAAAATCGGACCGCGCCAACTCCGACAATTATTCATAACCACCATTTAATTTGCCTAGCTTCAGATCTCACTATCGAAAAAGCTACGCAAAAAACGATGCGTAATATGATAACTTTACTTACGGAATCGGACTTAATGACAACCGAAGACGCGATGTTCTTAATTTCTCTTCAAGCCGATTTCCAAGTCTGCAAATTATGCAAGCCAAATATCACTACAAGCATCAAATTACCTTTAGATTATTTTCCAGAAATGCCGTTTTTATAA